A stretch of the Lolium perenne isolate Kyuss_39 chromosome 3, Kyuss_2.0, whole genome shotgun sequence genome encodes the following:
- the LOC139838175 gene encoding uncharacterized protein has translation MDSDEEEEQMSAEFFEEEMAAAAQDEEHMLILACLSGLCKLDCTGMAGFFALQKCMVAMRMLAYEAPGDSADDYLRMTESTTLDCFYRFCRAVIAVFRPNVEDTARILAFNEARGFSGMLGSIDCMHWKWKNYPFAWKGMYKGSNNDTNVLQCSPIFSKVVESYSPD, from the exons ATGGActcggacgaggaggaggagcagatgtccgCCGAGTTTTttgaagaagagatggcagccgccgcccaagacgaggagcacatgttGATCCTGGCTTGCTTGTCTGGCTT ATGCAAGTTGGATTGCACCGGCATGGCAGGGTTTTTCGCCCTCCAAAAGTGCATGGTGGCTATGCGGATGCTGGCATATGAAGCTCCTGGTGATTCTgccgatgactatcttcggatgacgGAGTCCAccacccttgattgtttctaccggttctgcagggcggtgATAGCAGTGTTCCGACCTAATGTTGAAGACACTGCCCGGATCCTCGCTTTCAATGAAGCTCGAGGATTTTCGGGGATGCTTGGAagtattgactgcatgcattggaaatggaagaactaTCCGTTTGCATggaagggaatgtacaagg GATCCAACAACGACACCAACGTCTTGCAGTGCTCGCCGATCTTCTCCAAAGTTGTTGAGTCATACTCCCCCGATTGA